The region ATCTCTCGCAATAAACAACTAATTAGTTGCTGGATCTATTGGAAGTAGTTTTTCTGTACTGCATACAGCGCATGAAGCATTTACACCTCGTGCAGGGATCTAAATGCCTTTGAAACAACAGGTGCACAAAAAGCTGCTGAACTCggtggacaggtgtgtggacGAGACCTTGGAAGGCATCGTGAGCAGCAACGGAGGTCTCGCGCTGTTAAAGGGCCACAGGGTTGTGCTCCGTGCAGACCTTGAGCACCTGAAGGGGAAGGTGGCACTGCTGTCCGGTGGCGGGTCAGGGCACGAGCCCGCACACGCTGGTGACTCCTGAATTTCTCTAATCTCCTGTTCACTCTGTCCGGCTGATATCCTTCAGTGACGTGTTCTGGGAGCTGTATAACGGTCTCTTTGTGTTTTCGCCCCTGTACCCCCTCTGTCCGTTTCCCTAAAGGTTATGTTGGCAGAGGGATGTTATCAGGTGCTATCGCAGGGGAAGTGTTTACCTCACCTCCTCCCGGCAGTATTCTTGCAGCCATAATGACCCTCTGGCAGAGAGGTGCTTCCGGTGTTCTGCTCCTGGTTAAGAACTACACTGGTGACCGACTGAACTTTGGCCTGGCCGCTGAAAAGGCACGAGCACAAGGAGTCCCTGTGGACATGGTGATCGTGGCCGACGACTGTGCATTCAAACAGCCCAGTAAAGCAGGCCGTAGAGGAATCTGTGGAACTGTTTTCATTCATAAGGTaacaaacagaacagaacaccACTGAACTGCACGTGCTCGGCTGTAGTTATGCTGTTGACTTTTTTTctcctgtgttttttgttttgttttgttttagctGGCGGGAGCACTTGCTGAGGAGGGCCAGCCACTGGATGTCATTGTTGCCTGGGTGACAAAGGCAGCCAAACACATTGGTAAGAGCAACATGAATGGTGCATTCAACTCAAAACATACTTTTAGTTTCACATGCTGCCGTCTCAACCACAGAATCAAGTTCTGAAATCAGGGATGCACCCTCACTGTTGCAGGCACTCTGGGTGTTAGTCTCTCCCCATGCAGTGTGCCAGGACGCCTGCCTTCATTCCAGCTCCTGCCTGGGGACATGGAACTTGGGATGGGTGAGTCAAACTGTCAGGAGTCCATATTGATGACCTTATGTTCAATGATTAATAGGCTGCTGGGCTGTTATTGTACTGGTGTACTGAACATGGCTGTGTCTGTCCAGGAATTCATGGAGAGCCAGGCATTAAAAGATCCAAGGTGAGTTAACAGTCTTTAGTCTGAGGCTGAATTTGTTGGTTAACATTCTGGATGGTTTAGTTAATCCAAAACCACTAAATATAAAGGGAAAATATTTGCATCTAACTTGCTATTACCTTAAGATAAGATCTTCTTCTAAGCTTGGCAGCATATCATTTGTTTTACTGACCTTTGGATGGGATTGATTCAGATGGCTTCTGCCGATGAAGTTGTGAAGACTATGGTTGATCACATGACTGACCCCTCCAGCCAATCACATCTGTCTCTGAAGTCaggtaaaatataatatattgtGGATTAGGGGTTAAAGGTTTTTAGTTATTTAAGGGCAACATGTGAGTCTGTATATACATTTGTGTAAGTTTGGTGGTTCTCTTACAGGAGACAGAGTTGCTCTTTGTGTGAACAATCTTGGTGCTCTGTCTTGCATGGAGATGGCTGTGGTCACTAGAGCTGCCATCAACTGCTTAAGTGAGTCTAACACAATATTAATATAATTGTATTATCTGAATACAGTGTACACCAAGAAGCCTGTAAAGACTACATTTTATGTTTTTCATAACATATGTTTTTGTAATGTTATACACCCTTTGAACAATTTCTAGTGGAAATctaacaatcaatcaatcaatcaaagtttatttgtatagcgcttttcacaacacatgttgtcacaaagcgctttacaggatttaaaaggttaacaatactacgggtccagaaccctaatgagcaagccaaaggcgacagtggcgaggaaaaactccctatgatggtggggaataggaagaaacctcgggagaaccaagactcaaaagggaacccatcctccattgggtggcccgttaacacacaaattacacaaaatacagacaaatacacaagtcacacacaaatcacacaatcagactaagtgaaggtaaaaatgaaagtgaaGTAACACTGAAGTaacactgaagtgtgtgtgtgtgtgtgtgtgtgtgtgtgtgtgtgcgcgcgtgtgcacgtgcatgcaTTCTATTGGCAGAGGAGCGTGGAGTTCTGATTACCAGGGTGATGTCAGGTTCATTCATGACATCACTGGAGATGGCGGGcatgtctctgtctctaatGAAGGTGGATGAGGAAATGATCCGACTGTTTGGTTAGTTTAATGCCTGCTGCACTTGATTTAAAACCatttctctctgtttttctgtcATTAATGTTCCCTCGAACCGATCGGTTTGTATTTTACTAAGATCCAAGATGGCACCATTGTTGTACACATCACAACTATATGTTGGCACAAATTTGGATCTGTTGAATCCCTTTTAGTAGATCCATTTAGATAATATCCTGACATTGATATTGTTGGAGAGttacataataaataaattattatttacGCCTTGGTATGTTTCCCCCTTTTGTTTGACCCTGGTTCTCTGCAGATGCTGAAACTACAGCACCAGCCTGGCCCAACCTCAGCAGTGTATGTCCGAGTGAAAGAAATCCTTACATCGATCCTACAGAGAGACCACCAGCCTCTGAGATTAATCTTGACcaaggtagagagagaaagagaaggtggTTCTGTCCTAACTATCACCTCCGTAGAAATATAGTAGAAATTTGGGGACTTGTGGGTGGGGtgttacaataaaaaataaaacaagcaaataatattaataatagacTGTCATTGGCTGTCAGGTCATTTCGCTACTGTGGTGGCCCGCCCAGttttggagagtgtgtgtaaaaccCTCGTGCAGAGGCAAGATGAGCTCAATGCCCTGGATCGCGGAGCAGGGGATGGAGACTGTGGCAGTACACATGCCCTTGCTGCTACAGGTAAGGCAAATCTTATTTATCCAACTCTTTCAAATTTATATACGAAGTATGAGAtcttttatattataaaatgttAAATTCCTTTGATCTGATTCCAGCCATTCAGGAGTGGATGAAGGATAGCACCGTCCCAGGAAGCCCCTCCTTACTGCTGACAGCTCTCGCTGAATTGATCGAGGGGAAAATGGGCGGGTCTTCTGGGGCGGTATGGAATATGTCCTTCAAATCTAAACATGCTATGCACTACCATCCTGAGAAGGAAAATTTAAGACCAATAATACTTACAGATATGGCCATGATGTGTGTATGATGAAAAACCATATGTGGTCTCTGAGTAAATGCTGACCGGTCCTTGCGTAGCTCTATAGTCTTTTCCTCACGGCTGCTGCTCCCCACCTGAGTGAAAGCAACAATGCTGCAGACTGGGCCAAAGCAATGCATGCTGGGACTGAAGCCATGAAAAGGTGGGAAacatacattcacactcaccagccactttattggGTATACCTGTCCcgactgctcattaatgcaaatgtcaaatcacATGGTAGCAACTGCATTTAgccatgtagacatggccaataTGATCTGCTGTAGTTAAAATCGAGAAATGGGCAAGAAAGGTGATTAATGattttgaatgtggcatggttgttggtgccagatgggctggtctgagtatttcagaaactgctgatctgtagggtttacagagaattgTGTGGGGTATATTTTCCTGACACACTTTtggcccattagtaccagttgagcatcatgtcaacgccacagcctacccgaGCATTGTTGCTGATCATGTCCATccatttatgaccacagtgtactcatcttctgatggctacttctgATGGCtacatgtcataaagcgcgaatAAATCAAACATTACAAATTCATAGAATGCAAAATGTGCATTCAGTTCAATATTTAAAAAGCTGGCCTGATTTAGATTTAGTTGGTGATTTAGTTAGTAGGTGTTTTGATCTGGACTCAGTCTGGTTTcgtgaacatgacaatgagttcaatgtactcaaatggcctccacagtcaccagatctcaatccaatagagcacttttgggatgtggtggaacgggagatttgcATTATGGATGTACAGCCAACAAATCTACAACAACTGCGTGacgctatcatgtcaatatggaccagacgctctgaggaatgtttccagtaccttgttgaatctatgccacgaaggattaaggcagttctgaaggcaaaaggggatCCAACCTTGTCcaactagcaaggtgtacctaataaattgGCCGGTGAGAGTAGGCGTTATATCcaagtttttattattattattaatgcttTGAAAGTACTATAAAAATTTGTTTGAGTAACTTGGTTTGTGTTAATCGCTTGGCCATCATGACTGAAATGTGCAATACAAATTAACTTGCTTTGCTTTTAATCCAGTAAAACCAGTAACTAGGTGTAATTTCCCTCATAATCTTATCAGGCGAAGTCTTTATCTTATTGGTTCTCTGGATTTTGTGACAGGTATGGAGGTGCAGTGCCTGGTGACAGAACTATGGTAAGACTGACTTTTGAGTAGTTCTGCCTCCGTTTGAATTGCAAGTATTGTTAGTCCTGGGCAAAGCATTCACAGCTGTCATTTCAGTTAACACTGCATTCATTCCCTTGCAGCTGGATGCCCTGTGCCCTGCTGTGGAAGAGCTGATGAAGTTATCTGCAGCGCCTCCTGCTGCCCATATAGACATACTACAGGCAGCAGTGGAGGTACAATACGCAGACACTGAATTAAATGCCCATCTCCCTTTGTTCCTATATCTGTTTATTTATCCCTTCATTTCATGCATGCATTCTCTTATTAGTTATTATCTAATTGTGTCTCATTATCGGCATAACATTTTAAAACCGAATGTTAATGATAACGTTTGTGTGCTCTTACCCAGAAAGCAGAGGTGGGGGCGGAGTCTACCCGTGACCTCATCGCAAGGGCAGGCCGAGCAAGCTATGTTGCGTCGGAACGGCTGACCCAGCCTGATCCTGGAGCAGTGGCCGTGGCTGCTGTTCTCAGAACAGTGTTTGAGGTCTTGAAAAGCAAAAGGCAGTGATTTACACTGCTGTCGTGGTGTGTCTGCATTTTGATGATGTTTTATTACTGACACTGTCTCAGAGGTTGTGTCATGCTTGCGCTTGATGGGAACTAAAACAGATTCCTGTAAGTCAAGCACAGACTTCACACTAGAAACTGCATAACTGTGTTAATAACACATCCCACAGGGCTAAAATCATCTACAAGAGATTAACatttcaaataataataaaaattcagTGACTGAAGTCAAGCCGAATGGTATGGTAGGAGTTTAACAAGTTGAATGAGTTTAATTATGCATACAGGAAGGAAGAAAATCACCAGAGGAAGAGTTTAATAAAACAACATGGAACATAAATAACTACCAATGAATGTAAGTGCCAATAACTAAAGAAAGCCAATGTAGTCAGATAGACACGTCACTCATATTCTGTGTCGGTGATATAAGCTCAAAGAGCACACGGGTGGATGAAGCTCAACTCAACACAATCTCTTGCTTTGGTGGGGCCTCCATTTGTTGACTGGGTGTGAAGGCATTGAGGAGGCTGCCTGCTTCCTTGACTGGGTCAGCTTGTGTCCGTCCTCATAGTGGTCAGGCATAGAGTCCCCAAAAAATGTCTCTGGCAAACAATGTCCCTACGTGAACCAGGTAGACAGGTCTGGGGAGGGGAAAGAATGACAGACAGGCGATGGAAGACAGGAGACTGCTGCTTCCAAAATGGTTGGTTCTGTCACATTGGCTTTCTTTAGCTATGTGCTTTGTGTTTAATCTCTTTAGTCTCTTAAATTGGAGATTTAGGttttcttctcttgtttttgcaCATGAGAGAGTGGAGAATTCCATTCTGGCATGAATTAAGTAGTTTTAAGTAGCAATTTCTGAAAATAGAAACATGTGAAACATTTTTGTATAATGTGTACAAATGTGCCAGAGGGTCAAGAAAatcatgtttttttgttttgttttgtttttcttcaaaGAACATGTACTTTGACCACATGTGACCACTTCTTCTATTTCCTTCCTCAAACCTGGTCAAATGCAAAATATAATGTGTATGAGAATAAcgcattattataataataattgcaTTCAAACTGCATAGGACTGAAATGAATTTTAATAGCTGAAATGGGATTCTAATGTACAGATTCTTCTCCTGAAAAAGGAACCATGCAAAAGTATTTCTGACACAAGCCcttctgttttctgtttctctttAAGATGCTAATGTTGAAACCATACTAgcatccaaataaaattaaaatgaatCCTAATGAATATATTTGCTTATCATATTAATACAATTTAATGAGTACAAAATGAGCTataataaaacactgaaactaTAATTCACATCCCACACTAAGATTGACCTCAGTGATGTAGTCAAATTATGACTGCCTTCTGTTTGACTTCACATGGCTAATGTTATTAAACTAATATATTTGCTCATGTAATTTTAAAATGAGTCCAAAATAAGCAATAACTAAATACTGAAAGTTAAGGACATTCTTCACAGAGATTCACCTCAGTTATGTGGTAATATCAGAACCTAGAAAAGTCATTTTGTCATTACCAGTTATTGAGTAGCACGGTAGCACAACAAATAGCTTGaaactgcagcaaaataatTGTTTATAAACCCAAGAGCTTGTAGCTCTCACAAGTCTAATCCCATAACAAAGGCAGAGACTGTAGAGCAGTGGTCCCcaaactacggcccgcgggccggatacGGCCCGCCTCCACGTTTGACCCGGCCCCCGGAACATTTGACCTGGCCCCCggaacaccccctcccccctaccCCCAGGGAAAAAAATACTGCTCCTTGTGAAAGAGAACGTAATGGCGAAAAGGTTAGGTAAGAGAAAAATTGATTCTGAATGTAGGGTATTTAACCTGCAGTggacaaacgattatttttttgttcaatgCAAAGAAAAGGCTGTTTGTCTCATCTGTAAAGAGGCGCTTGCGGTATTCAAAGAATACAATCTACGACGGCACTATGAATCCCGTCACAAAGACCAGTATGATAGTTTGCAAGGCCAAATGCGGGCAGACAAACTGTTAAAGTTAAAAAGTGGACTGTTAGCTCAGCAGAATACATTTGTACGCCAAGCTCAGCTGAACCAGTCATCCGTTCGGGCCAGCTTTCGGGTTGCTCAAATTATAGCAAGCAGCGGTAAACCTTTCACGGATGGAGAGTTTGTTAAGAAATGTTTGAATGCTGTCGCGGAGGAAGTGTGTCCCGAGAAGAAAGATGTCTTCAATGCAGTGAGTCTGTCAGCGAGTACAATCACCAGACGCATCGAAGAAATCGGGGGTAATGTGTATGTACAGCTGCAGCAGAAGACAAAAGAATTTGACTTTTTTTCATTAGCATTGGATGAGAGCACGGATGTGCAGGACACAGCGCAGCTGGTAATTTTCATTCGTGGAGTTAACGCAAACTTTGAGATGAGCGAGGAGTTGGCAGCCCTCCAAAGTCTCAAAGGGACTACAACGGGGGAGGATATTTTCGGCAAAGTATGCCAAACCATGGAAGACTTGGACCTGGACTGGTCAAAGCTTGCCAGCATTACGACTGACGGGGCTCCTAGTATGGTGGGCGCGTCTCGGGGTCTAACAGGACGCGTGAAGCGGGAGATGGAAGAGCGGGGTCTCACCGCCCCGCTACAAGTCCACTGTTTAATTCACCAGCAGGCACTGTGCTGCAAAGTGTTGAAGTGGGATTCTGTCATGAAGGTTGTGGTGTCATGCATAAACTTAATCAGAGCAAAGGGACTTAAACACAGGGAGTTCCAACAATTCCTGTCTGAGCTGGAGTCTGCGCACGGCGACGTGCTGTATTACACAGAGGTCCGATGGCTGAGCCGGGGCAGAGTTTTGAGGCGTTTTTACGAGCTGCTACCTGAAATTAACGCATTTCTtcattcaaaagacaaaacgGTCCCAGAGCTGATGGACCCAGAGTGGAAATGGCACCTGGCATTTTTAACAGACGTGACAGAAATTCTGAACAGCCTTAACTTGCAGCTACAAGGCCAGGGGAAACTCATTTGCGACATGTATTCCCACATAAAAGCATTTGAGGTGAAACTAGCGCTGCTTTTGGAGCAAGTGAAAAAGCACAACTTCGTCCATCTCCCTGCTACCCAAAACCTCTCTGCAGAGAACCCAGCGGTCCCGTTCCCAACTGAAAAGTGCGTGGAAGCACTGGAAATGCTCAAGGCGGAGTTCGGTGTGCGATTCCGTGAACTACATGTTCATGCAAAAGAAATCCGTCTTTTCCAGAACCCCTTTGTTGCCGACATCGATGAAGCCCAGCCTTCTT is a window of Brachyhypopomus gauderio isolate BG-103 chromosome 14, BGAUD_0.2, whole genome shotgun sequence DNA encoding:
- the tkfc gene encoding triokinase/FMN cyclase, whose product is MEVHKKLLNSVDRCVDETLEGIVSSNGGLALLKGHRVVLRADLEHLKGKVALLSGGGSGHEPAHAGYVGRGMLSGAIAGEVFTSPPPGSILAAIMTLWQRGASGVLLLVKNYTGDRLNFGLAAEKARAQGVPVDMVIVADDCAFKQPSKAGRRGICGTVFIHKLAGALAEEGQPLDVIVAWVTKAAKHIGTLGVSLSPCSVPGRLPSFQLLPGDMELGMGIHGEPGIKRSKMASADEVVKTMVDHMTDPSSQSHLSLKSGDRVALCVNNLGALSCMEMAVVTRAAINCLKERGVLITRVMSGSFMTSLEMAGMSLSLMKVDEEMIRLFDAETTAPAWPNLSSVCPSERNPYIDPTERPPASEINLDQGHFATVVARPVLESVCKTLVQRQDELNALDRGAGDGDCGSTHALAATAIQEWMKDSTVPGSPSLLLTALAELIEGKMGGSSGALYSLFLTAAAPHLSESNNAADWAKAMHAGTEAMKRYGGAVPGDRTMLDALCPAVEELMKLSAAPPAAHIDILQAAVEKAEVGAESTRDLIARAGRASYVASERLTQPDPGAVAVAAVLRTVFEVLKSKRQ
- the LOC143474791 gene encoding general transcription factor II-I repeat domain-containing protein 2-like — protein: MRADKLLKLKSGLLAQQNTFVRQAQLNQSSVRASFRVAQIIASSGKPFTDGEFVKKCLNAVAEEVCPEKKDVFNAVSLSASTITRRIEEIGGNVYVQLQQKTKEFDFFSLALDESTDVQDTAQLVIFIRGVNANFEMSEELAALQSLKGTTTGEDIFGKVCQTMEDLDLDWSKLASITTDGAPSMVGASRGLTGRVKREMEERGLTAPLQVHCLIHQQALCCKVLKWDSVMKVVVSCINLIRAKGLKHREFQQFLSELESAHGDVLYYTEVRWLSRGRVLRRFYELLPEINAFLHSKDKTVPELMDPEWKWHLAFLTDVTEILNSLNLQLQGQGKLICDMYSHIKAFEVKLALLLEQVKKHNFVHLPATQNLSAENPAVPFPTEKCVEALEMLKAEFGVRFRELHVHAKEIRLFQNPFVADIDEAQPSYQFELAELQNCDVLKDMFKPNSLIDFYAALPNDTYPNIKKHAMKMSTLFGSTYICEQTFSHMKLLKTSLRSRLTDEHLHQCLRLAVTRMEPDIQLLTSQMQAHSSH